The following are encoded together in the Thermomonas brevis genome:
- the prmC gene encoding peptide chain release factor N(5)-glutamine methyltransferase has translation MTLDAPTAARLLVQARAAIDPVDAELLLLHVLALPRSWLFAHADEPVSAAGAARFQALVARRAQGEPVAYLTGSRGFWTLELAVTPATLVPRPDTELLVELALARLPADADARVADLGTGSGAIALSIAKERPRAQVVATDASPDALEVARGNARRNGIGNVAFRAGSWLAPLAGETFDLIASNPPYIAEGDSHLAEGDLRFEPAMALASGVDGLDDIRIIVAAAQAHLRPGGWLLLEHGWDQGDAVRALLREVGFADATTERDLEDRDRVTLGRWA, from the coding sequence ATGACCTTGGATGCCCCCACCGCTGCGCGCCTGCTGGTCCAGGCCCGCGCCGCCATCGATCCCGTCGATGCCGAACTCCTGCTGCTGCACGTGCTGGCGCTCCCGCGCAGCTGGCTGTTCGCGCATGCGGACGAGCCGGTATCGGCGGCGGGCGCCGCCCGTTTCCAGGCGCTGGTGGCGCGCCGCGCGCAGGGCGAGCCAGTGGCCTACCTGACCGGCTCGCGCGGGTTCTGGACGCTGGAGCTGGCGGTGACGCCGGCCACGCTGGTGCCTCGCCCGGACACCGAGCTGCTGGTGGAACTGGCGCTGGCGCGGCTTCCCGCCGATGCCGACGCACGGGTGGCCGACCTCGGCACCGGCAGCGGCGCGATCGCGCTGTCCATCGCGAAGGAGCGCCCGCGCGCGCAGGTGGTCGCCACCGACGCCAGCCCCGATGCGCTGGAGGTGGCGCGCGGCAACGCGCGGCGCAACGGCATCGGCAACGTGGCGTTCCGCGCGGGCAGCTGGCTGGCGCCGCTGGCCGGCGAGACCTTCGACCTGATCGCCAGCAACCCGCCCTACATCGCCGAGGGCGACTCGCATCTGGCGGAGGGCGACCTGCGCTTCGAGCCGGCGATGGCGCTGGCGTCCGGCGTGGACGGGCTGGACGACATCCGTATCATCGTGGCGGCAGCCCAGGCACATCTGCGCCCCGGCGGCTGGCTGCTGCTGGAGCATGGCTGGGACCAGGGCGACGCGGTGCGCGCGCTGCTGCGCGAAGTCGGCTTCGCCGATGCGACCACCGAGCGCGACCTCGAAGACCGCGACCGGGTGACGCTGGGGCGGTGGGCTTGA
- the pip gene encoding prolyl aminopeptidase: protein MRTLYPDIAPYQTGTLQVDGRHTLYWEQCGNPDGKPVVLLHGGPGAGCSDNMRRFHDPAKYRIVLFDQRGAGRSTPHADLAGNTTWDLVADIERLREHLGIERWQVFGGSWGSTLALAYAETHPQRVTELVLRGIFLLRRWELEWFYQEGASRLFPDAWQHYLAAIPEAERGELIAAFHRRLTSDDAQERLAAARAWSIWEGATSYLRIPSDYVDTHGDAEFALAFARIENHYFVNGGFFEVEDQLLRDAHRIADIPGVIVHGRYDVVCPIQNAFDLHRVWPKSELLVSATAGHSAFEEENVSALVAATDRFAG, encoded by the coding sequence ATGCGCACGCTGTATCCCGACATCGCCCCGTACCAGACCGGCACCCTGCAGGTCGACGGCCGCCACACCCTGTACTGGGAGCAGTGCGGCAATCCCGACGGCAAGCCCGTGGTGCTGCTGCACGGCGGGCCGGGCGCGGGCTGCAGCGACAACATGCGGCGCTTCCACGACCCGGCCAAGTACCGCATCGTCCTGTTCGACCAGCGCGGCGCCGGCCGCAGCACGCCGCACGCGGACCTCGCCGGCAACACCACCTGGGATCTGGTCGCCGACATCGAACGGTTGCGCGAGCACCTCGGCATCGAGCGCTGGCAGGTGTTCGGCGGCAGCTGGGGCTCCACGCTGGCGCTGGCCTATGCGGAAACCCATCCGCAGCGAGTGACCGAGCTGGTGCTGCGCGGCATCTTCCTGCTGCGCCGCTGGGAGCTGGAATGGTTCTACCAGGAAGGCGCCTCGCGGCTGTTCCCGGACGCGTGGCAGCACTACCTCGCGGCGATTCCGGAGGCGGAGCGCGGCGAGCTCATCGCCGCCTTCCACCGCCGCCTGACCTCGGACGACGCGCAGGAGCGGCTGGCCGCGGCGCGCGCCTGGAGCATCTGGGAGGGCGCCACCAGCTACCTGCGGATTCCTTCCGACTATGTCGACACCCACGGCGACGCCGAATTCGCGCTGGCGTTCGCGCGGATCGAGAACCACTACTTCGTCAACGGCGGCTTCTTCGAGGTCGAAGACCAGCTGCTGCGCGACGCGCATCGCATCGCCGACATCCCCGGCGTGATCGTGCACGGCCGCTACGACGTGGTGTGCCCGATCCAGAACGCGTTCGACCTGCATCGCGTGTGGCCGAAGTCGGAGCTGCTGGTTTCCGCCACCGCCGGCCATTCCGCCTTCGAGGAGGAGAACGTCAGCGCGCTGGTCGCGGCGACGGATCGCTTCGCGGGCTGA
- the ahpC gene encoding alkyl hydroperoxide reductase subunit C, with product MSLINTKVQPFKANAYKNGQFIEVTDKDLQGKWSVLIFMPAAFTFNCPTEIEDAAEHYDEFQKAGAEVYIVTTDTHFSHKVWHETSPAVGKAKFPLVGDPTHQLTNAFGVHIPEEGLALRGTFIIDPSGTIKTLEIHDNAIARDVSETVRKLKAAQYVASHPNEVCPAKWKEGAKTIAPSLDLVGKI from the coding sequence ATGTCCCTGATCAACACCAAGGTTCAGCCGTTCAAGGCCAACGCCTACAAGAACGGCCAGTTCATCGAAGTCACCGACAAGGACCTGCAGGGCAAGTGGTCCGTCCTGATCTTCATGCCGGCCGCCTTCACCTTCAACTGCCCGACCGAGATCGAAGACGCCGCCGAGCACTACGACGAGTTCCAGAAGGCCGGCGCCGAGGTCTACATCGTCACCACCGACACCCACTTCTCGCACAAGGTGTGGCACGAGACCTCGCCGGCCGTCGGCAAGGCCAAGTTCCCGCTGGTCGGCGACCCGACCCACCAGCTGACCAACGCCTTCGGCGTGCACATCCCGGAAGAAGGCCTGGCCCTGCGCGGCACCTTCATCATCGACCCCAGCGGCACCATCAAGACGCTGGAAATCCACGACAACGCCATCGCCCGCGATGTCAGCGAGACTGTGCGCAAGCTGAAGGCCGCGCAGTACGTGGCCTCGCACCCGAACGAAGTGTGCCCGGCCAAGTGGAAGGAAGGCGCCAAGACCATCGCGCCGTCGCTGGATCTGGTCGGCAAGATCTGA